In the Chromatiaceae bacterium genome, one interval contains:
- a CDS encoding (Fe-S)-binding protein produces the protein MSINMEVFKQFAEMLPHLGDNAQPPQMTDQERVSVAKETFIRKLDGRMAVDLEACIHCGHCASACHYFVSTEDPKYIPIRKLDLLKRVYRRELSPLRWLHRLYTDDITVADLHKWQELVYDSCTECGRCTMVCPMGIHIAGMVNVMRQGMANAGIIPPELMAMEQEQGNNESLFGVGPQQMRDAIAKLQQSGLDIPLDKDEADVLVTTSVIDIILFTDGLIATTKIMNHLGVKWTLRSDGYEAANFGLLSGYERVQKEASERIIRAAKACGARTVLIPECGHAYPSMRWEAANEHGSKLPFEVLSISEYLGREIKSGRLKLNKLDRSRKVTYHDPCKIGRHSGVIDEPRWVLDALGVDFREVESGKELNWCCGGGAGVFLINSAADLRQKAFQIKIGQVEKTGADSVVTACGSCRLNFLNGKMRSGWDKGIESLVEMVAEALPTQ, from the coding sequence ATGAGCATCAATATGGAGGTGTTCAAGCAGTTCGCCGAGATGCTGCCGCATCTCGGTGACAACGCCCAGCCGCCCCAGATGACCGACCAGGAGCGGGTAAGCGTCGCCAAGGAGACGTTCATCCGCAAACTGGATGGTCGCATGGCGGTCGATCTGGAGGCCTGCATCCATTGCGGGCATTGTGCGTCGGCCTGCCACTACTTTGTGTCGACCGAGGATCCCAAATACATACCGATTCGCAAGCTCGATTTGCTCAAGCGTGTGTATCGTCGGGAACTGTCTCCGTTGCGCTGGTTGCACCGGCTGTACACCGATGACATTACGGTCGCGGACCTGCACAAGTGGCAGGAACTCGTATACGACAGCTGTACGGAATGTGGTCGTTGCACGATGGTCTGCCCGATGGGGATCCATATCGCGGGGATGGTCAACGTGATGCGCCAGGGCATGGCAAATGCCGGCATAATTCCGCCGGAACTGATGGCCATGGAACAGGAGCAGGGCAACAACGAATCGCTGTTCGGCGTCGGTCCGCAGCAGATGCGCGATGCCATCGCCAAATTGCAGCAGTCCGGTCTGGACATACCACTCGACAAGGACGAGGCGGATGTGCTCGTCACGACCAGCGTGATCGACATCATCCTGTTCACCGACGGATTGATTGCCACCACAAAGATCATGAATCATCTGGGCGTGAAGTGGACTTTGCGTTCCGACGGCTACGAAGCGGCGAACTTCGGCTTGCTTTCCGGTTATGAGCGCGTCCAGAAAGAGGCATCGGAACGCATCATCAGGGCGGCCAAGGCCTGCGGCGCACGGACTGTGCTGATTCCGGAGTGTGGTCACGCCTATCCGTCGATGCGTTGGGAGGCGGCCAATGAACATGGCAGCAAACTGCCGTTCGAGGTGCTGTCGATCTCCGAGTATCTCGGGCGCGAGATCAAATCCGGGCGGTTGAAACTGAACAAGCTCGACCGCAGTCGCAAGGTTACCTACCACGACCCCTGCAAGATCGGTCGACACTCAGGCGTGATCGACGAACCCCGTTGGGTGCTGGATGCTCTTGGCGTCGATTTCCGGGAAGTCGAATCCGGGAAGGAACTGAATTGGTGCTGCGGGGGGGGTGCGGGCGTGTTCCTGATCAACAGTGCCGCCGATCTTCGCCAGAAAGCCTTTCAGATCAAGATAGGGCAGGTCGAAAAGACCGGTGCCGACTCGGTCGTGACCGCCTGTGGCAGCTGCCGGCTGAATTTCCTCAACGGCAAGATGCGCTCCGGCTGGGACAAGGGAATCGAGTCGCTGGTCGAGATGGTCGCCGAAGCATTGCCGACGCAGTGA
- a CDS encoding nitrate reductase translates to MTLLDFARGPGLQWALIIFAAGSLWRLVGALLLRREKDLSTPRSEATVAGGVRTVFTRMLPRREFHSTTMYAVVLGYVMHIGLAIVVFLFTPHILFIDSLFGISWPGISNDFVMFAGAVTMAALVAQLVRRMTNPVLKVLSNVDDYLSWLITLLPVLTGMMAYAHVGGPYQTVLAIHILTVELLLVWLPFGKLFHAIWWVPSRFQVGATLQRRGIKA, encoded by the coding sequence ATGACCCTACTCGATTTCGCACGTGGACCGGGGCTTCAATGGGCCCTGATCATCTTCGCCGCCGGTAGCCTGTGGCGACTGGTGGGCGCATTGTTGCTTCGTCGCGAGAAGGACCTGTCGACGCCGCGCTCCGAGGCGACCGTGGCGGGAGGCGTGCGTACCGTCTTCACGCGCATGCTTCCGCGCCGGGAGTTCCATTCCACGACCATGTACGCGGTGGTGCTGGGCTACGTGATGCACATCGGTCTTGCGATCGTCGTGTTTCTGTTCACTCCGCACATCCTGTTCATCGACAGCTTGTTCGGGATCTCGTGGCCCGGTATCTCCAATGACTTCGTGATGTTCGCCGGGGCGGTGACCATGGCGGCGTTGGTGGCACAGCTGGTGCGACGTATGACCAACCCCGTGCTGAAGGTACTCAGCAATGTCGATGACTACCTGAGTTGGTTGATCACCCTGTTGCCGGTGCTTACCGGGATGATGGCGTACGCGCACGTCGGGGGTCCCTATCAGACCGTTCTGGCTATCCATATCCTGACCGTCGAACTGCTGCTCGTCTGGCTGCCGTTCGGCAAGCTGTTCCACGCGATCTGGTGGGTGCCATCGCGTTTCCAGGTCGGTGCAACACTGCAGCGCAGGGGGATCAAGGCATGA
- a CDS encoding hydrogenase small subunit yields the protein MSEQTTLAERLRERGVSRRGFMKFCAATASMMALPPMMIPRIAAALEQARRPSVIWLSFQECTGCTESLTRSHAPTIEGLIFDHISLDYHHTLQAAAGEAAEQAREAAMHENQGKYLLVVDGSIPLKDDGIYSTIAGITNLAMLKEVAAGAAAIVSVGTCAAFGGLPMAAPNPTGAASVAEIIGDKPIVNVPGCPPMPTVITGVLAHYLTFGRLPELDALNRPKVFYGQSIHDRCYRRPFYERGEFAETFDDEGARKGWCLFKLGCKGPVTYNACATAKWNEGTSFPIGSGHGCIGCSEPAFWDRGGFYDALSKGTYGSAEGIALAAGVGAAVGIAAAMGSRARQAKADRKEEV from the coding sequence ATGAGTGAGCAAACGACGCTTGCCGAGCGCCTGCGCGAACGCGGCGTGTCACGGCGCGGCTTCATGAAATTCTGTGCCGCCACCGCCTCGATGATGGCCCTGCCACCGATGATGATCCCGCGGATCGCGGCGGCCCTCGAGCAGGCCAGACGGCCCTCGGTGATCTGGTTGTCGTTTCAGGAATGTACCGGTTGTACCGAGTCGCTGACGCGCAGCCATGCGCCGACGATCGAAGGGCTGATCTTCGACCACATCTCCCTGGATTACCATCACACCCTGCAGGCCGCCGCCGGTGAAGCCGCCGAACAGGCCCGCGAGGCGGCGATGCACGAAAACCAGGGTAAGTACCTGCTGGTGGTCGACGGTTCCATTCCGCTGAAAGACGACGGGATCTATTCGACGATCGCCGGCATCACCAACCTGGCGATGCTCAAAGAGGTCGCGGCCGGTGCAGCGGCGATCGTCTCGGTCGGGACCTGCGCCGCGTTCGGTGGCCTGCCGATGGCGGCCCCCAATCCGACGGGGGCTGCATCGGTCGCCGAGATCATCGGCGACAAGCCGATCGTGAACGTCCCCGGTTGTCCTCCGATGCCCACGGTGATCACCGGCGTACTTGCGCACTACCTGACCTTCGGGCGCCTGCCCGAGCTCGACGCACTGAATCGGCCGAAGGTGTTTTACGGTCAGTCCATCCACGACCGCTGCTATCGACGGCCGTTCTACGAGCGCGGTGAATTTGCCGAGACGTTCGACGACGAAGGCGCTCGCAAGGGCTGGTGTCTGTTCAAGCTGGGCTGTAAGGGCCCGGTGACCTACAACGCCTGCGCGACCGCGAAATGGAACGAGGGAACCAGTTTCCCGATAGGCTCCGGACATGGCTGCATAGGGTGTTCCGAACCGGCGTTCTGGGACAGGGGAGGCTTCTACGATGCCCTGTCGAAGGGGACATACGGATCCGCCGAGGGTATCGCACTCGCGGCCGGCGTCGGTGCGGCCGTCGGCATCGCGGCGGCGATGGGATCTCGGGCACGTCAGGCCAAGGCCGATCGTAAGGAGGAGGTATGA
- a CDS encoding hydrogenase expression/formation protein translates to MGGLDSIPVRVEGGADVGYATDNLRPVLLQVEQALSDLIERGEPTIIDLAAMPFSEQDERQLREQLGTGEVSARLEALGPTLIQETGYSGVWLVEHQDAQQRRLTLHIEIAMIPEILQTPRDDLSDALAALRRAHPNDSDAPREDAQ, encoded by the coding sequence ATGGGTGGTCTGGATTCGATCCCGGTTAGGGTCGAGGGCGGTGCGGACGTCGGATACGCGACCGACAATCTGCGTCCCGTGCTGCTGCAGGTTGAGCAGGCGCTTTCCGACCTGATCGAGCGCGGCGAACCGACGATCATCGATCTGGCCGCGATGCCTTTCAGCGAGCAGGATGAGCGCCAGTTGCGCGAACAATTGGGTACCGGGGAGGTCAGCGCCCGGTTGGAGGCATTAGGACCCACGCTGATCCAGGAAACCGGGTATTCGGGTGTCTGGCTGGTCGAGCACCAGGATGCGCAACAGCGGCGCCTGACCCTGCACATCGAGATCGCGATGATTCCAGAGATACTCCAGACTCCGCGCGACGACCTGAGCGACGCGTTGGCCGCATTGCGCCGCGCCCACCCGAACGATTCAGACGCCCCAAGAGAGGATGCCCAATGA
- a CDS encoding HyaD/HybD family hydrogenase maturation endopeptidase: protein MRTTLILGIGNNLLTDEGFGVHVVQHLARFHASEQGVTYLDGGTLSFTLAEAIAEHDNLVVVDAARFGEPAGTLRRLEGDAMDRYLTGSRASVHEVGLMDLFDIARLTETFPRHRALIGVEPESLGWGDAPSPVVAAQVAPAAQMALALALRWR, encoded by the coding sequence TTGCGAACCACCCTGATTCTTGGGATCGGGAATAATCTCCTGACCGACGAGGGCTTCGGTGTCCACGTCGTGCAGCACCTAGCGCGGTTCCACGCGAGCGAACAGGGCGTGACCTACCTCGATGGCGGCACCTTGAGTTTCACGCTTGCCGAGGCGATTGCCGAACACGACAACCTGGTCGTCGTCGACGCCGCGCGTTTCGGCGAGCCGGCCGGCACGCTTCGCCGCCTCGAGGGTGACGCGATGGATCGCTACCTGACCGGCAGCCGCGCCAGCGTCCACGAGGTGGGGCTGATGGACCTGTTCGATATCGCCCGTCTGACCGAGACCTTTCCGCGCCACCGCGCACTGATCGGCGTCGAACCCGAGTCGCTCGGTTGGGGTGACGCGCCGAGTCCGGTGGTCGCCGCGCAGGTGGCGCCGGCGGCGCAGATGGCGCTGGCGCTGGCACTTCGCTGGCGCTGA
- a CDS encoding HypC/HybG/HupF family hydrogenase formation chaperone has translation MCLGIPMEIIQVDGFTAHCAAKGVERDVSLFMLQHEPLQSGDFVIVHLGYAIQKVSAEDAAAAWEVYDEMLALDGTPPR, from the coding sequence ATGTGTCTTGGCATCCCAATGGAAATCATACAGGTCGACGGCTTCACCGCGCATTGCGCGGCCAAAGGTGTCGAACGCGACGTGAGTCTGTTCATGCTGCAGCACGAACCGCTGCAGTCTGGCGACTTCGTCATCGTGCACCTTGGCTACGCGATCCAGAAGGTGTCTGCCGAAGACGCTGCCGCGGCCTGGGAAGTCTACGACGAAATGCTCGCCCTGGACGGTACACCGCCCCGCTGA
- the moaB gene encoding molybdenum cofactor biosynthesis protein B, translating into MSDERQFLPLNIALMTVSDTRTAADDKSGGMLHRLVGEAGHKVHEQCIVADDVYQIRAAVSRWIADDAVQTVITTGGTGITGRDGTPEAVAPLLDKVIDGFGEMFRVLSYETIGTSTLQSRALAGVANGTFVFCLPGSTGACKDGWTKLIAQQLDYRTRPCNLVELMPRLLER; encoded by the coding sequence ATGAGCGACGAGCGCCAGTTCCTACCCCTCAACATTGCATTGATGACGGTCTCCGACACCCGCACGGCGGCTGACGACAAATCCGGCGGCATGTTGCACCGCCTGGTCGGCGAAGCGGGCCATAAGGTGCACGAGCAATGTATCGTCGCCGACGACGTGTACCAGATCCGCGCGGCGGTCTCGCGCTGGATCGCGGATGACGCGGTGCAGACGGTGATCACCACCGGCGGCACCGGAATCACCGGGCGCGACGGCACGCCGGAAGCGGTCGCCCCGCTGCTGGACAAGGTGATCGACGGATTCGGAGAGATGTTCCGGGTACTTTCGTACGAGACGATCGGAACCTCGACGTTGCAGTCGCGCGCGCTGGCCGGCGTCGCGAACGGTACATTCGTATTCTGTCTGCCCGGATCCACCGGGGCATGCAAGGACGGATGGACCAAGTTGATCGCACAACAGCTCGACTACCGGACCCGGCCCTGCAATCTGGTCGAACTGATGCCGCGCCTGCTGGAGCGCTGA
- a CDS encoding chloride channel protein, translated as MIGPHLDRFRRAWSERLDETRIRLARPDALLPLAGLGLFTGLIAGGVIVLFRLFVEGTQDALLPGDGPENYEALPLAARIVFPVVAALLLAAMFRWFAAGIQVLGVARVMERMAYHQGRCTVRAFLLQFFGAALAIIGGHSVGREGPHIFLGASSGSLLGQSLELPNNVIRALVGCGTAAGIAASFNTPLAGVIFALEVVMMEYTVASFIPVILAAVSATTLSNMVLGDRASFVVPVMQMQSLTELLLVLFLGVAAGAVSAVFIQAVQSVAARGRSLAIEWRMLLAGGMVGGVALFLPGVMGIGYDSVDLALHGEIALGLLFALLVGKVLATSLCIGLGVPGGVIGPTLFIGAMLGALVAELAALGSFGMESKVGFFALLGMGAMMSGSLQAPLAALTAMLELTDNPAIIMPGMLAVVVAGITASEAFGKDSLFLTMLRAGGLDYSASPLSQALRRIGVASVMERAFLRVDGVVSVEEARDALRAGPVFLVVDQAPGQQVVMPAADLARRLDAADPAGAAAAEADPIDLAEIPGTRLQAAVIELHANLHEARKQFEDSGAEVLLVRRMTAPGIHRIYGVLTCESIDKAYRR; from the coding sequence ATGATTGGACCGCATCTAGACAGATTTCGCAGGGCATGGAGTGAACGCCTGGACGAGACCCGCATCCGGCTTGCTCGGCCTGATGCGCTGCTGCCATTGGCAGGGCTGGGTCTGTTTACCGGGTTGATCGCCGGCGGGGTGATCGTATTGTTCCGCTTGTTTGTCGAAGGTACTCAGGACGCGCTGTTGCCCGGCGATGGGCCGGAGAACTACGAAGCGTTGCCGCTGGCGGCACGTATCGTCTTTCCGGTTGTGGCGGCGCTGCTGCTGGCAGCAATGTTTCGATGGTTCGCAGCGGGCATCCAGGTGCTTGGTGTCGCGCGTGTCATGGAACGCATGGCCTACCACCAGGGGCGATGTACCGTTCGTGCCTTTCTCTTGCAGTTTTTCGGTGCTGCGCTCGCGATCATCGGCGGGCATTCGGTGGGACGCGAGGGGCCGCACATCTTCCTCGGGGCATCGTCGGGCAGTCTGCTCGGTCAGAGCCTGGAGCTACCGAACAATGTGATCCGCGCACTGGTCGGCTGCGGTACTGCAGCCGGCATCGCCGCCTCGTTCAATACCCCTCTGGCTGGCGTCATATTTGCGCTCGAGGTGGTGATGATGGAATACACCGTGGCCAGCTTTATCCCGGTGATCCTGGCCGCGGTCAGCGCAACCACGCTGTCCAATATGGTGCTTGGTGACCGGGCGTCGTTCGTTGTGCCGGTGATGCAGATGCAGTCGCTGACCGAGTTGTTGCTGGTGCTGTTTCTGGGCGTCGCTGCCGGTGCGGTATCCGCGGTATTCATCCAGGCGGTGCAGTCGGTGGCCGCGCGTGGCCGATCCTTGGCGATCGAGTGGAGGATGCTGCTGGCGGGTGGCATGGTCGGCGGGGTTGCGCTCTTCCTGCCCGGCGTGATGGGTATTGGCTATGACTCGGTCGACCTGGCGCTGCATGGCGAGATCGCCCTGGGCCTGTTGTTCGCGTTGCTCGTGGGCAAGGTCCTTGCCACCTCGCTGTGTATCGGGCTGGGCGTTCCCGGTGGCGTGATCGGACCGACCCTGTTCATCGGTGCGATGCTCGGTGCGCTGGTCGCGGAACTGGCTGCGTTGGGGTCATTCGGTATGGAGAGCAAGGTCGGTTTCTTTGCGCTGTTGGGGATGGGCGCGATGATGTCCGGCAGTCTGCAGGCGCCGCTTGCCGCACTCACGGCGATGCTCGAACTGACCGACAACCCGGCGATCATCATGCCCGGTATGCTTGCAGTGGTGGTCGCGGGGATCACTGCCAGCGAGGCCTTTGGCAAAGACTCCCTGTTTCTCACGATGCTGCGCGCCGGCGGTCTGGACTACTCGGCGAGTCCGCTATCGCAGGCGCTGCGCAGGATTGGCGTCGCGAGTGTGATGGAGCGTGCCTTCCTGCGGGTCGATGGCGTCGTGTCGGTCGAAGAGGCGCGCGACGCGCTGCGTGCCGGGCCGGTATTCCTGGTCGTCGACCAGGCACCGGGGCAGCAGGTGGTGATGCCGGCGGCGGACCTTGCGCGGCGCCTGGACGCCGCGGATCCGGCGGGCGCTGCCGCAGCGGAAGCCGATCCGATCGATCTCGCCGAGATACCGGGCACCCGTTTGCAGGCGGCGGTGATCGAACTGCATGCGAACCTGCACGAGGCACGCAAGCAGTTCGAAGACAGTGGTGCCGAAGTCCTCCTCGTGCGGCGCATGACCGCCCCCGGTATCCATCGGATCTACGGGGTGCTGACGTGTGAGTCGATCGACAAGGCCTATCGTCGCTGA
- a CDS encoding TAXI family TRAP transporter solute-binding subunit, with the protein MLARHTLFGAALVATLGLGSTSAAIANSFITIGTGGVTGVYYPTGGAICRLVNKGRKEHGIRCSVESTGGSVYNLNTIRAGELDMGVAQSDWQYHAYHGTDKFAEQGPNKDLRAVFSVHAEPFTVVARKDSGIKTFDDLKGKRVNIGNPGSGQRGTMEVVMNSKGWTNDDFTLVSELKAAEQSQALCDNKIDAMVYVVGHPNGSIKEATTSCDTVLVPVDGPVIDKLVADNPYYRKAVIPGGMYSGTDQDVPTFGVGATFVSSTNTPGDTVYQVVKAVFENFDDFRKLHPAFANLKKEEMVKDGLSAPLHDGAAKYYKEAGLM; encoded by the coding sequence ATGCTCGCAAGACACACTCTCTTCGGTGCCGCACTGGTGGCAACACTCGGACTCGGTAGCACATCGGCTGCTATCGCCAATTCCTTTATCACGATTGGTACGGGCGGCGTGACCGGAGTCTATTACCCGACCGGTGGCGCCATCTGTCGCCTGGTGAACAAAGGGCGAAAGGAACATGGCATCCGTTGCTCCGTGGAATCGACCGGCGGCTCCGTATACAACCTCAACACGATTCGCGCCGGTGAGCTCGATATGGGCGTCGCGCAGTCCGACTGGCAATATCACGCTTACCACGGTACCGACAAGTTCGCCGAACAGGGCCCCAACAAGGACCTGCGTGCCGTGTTCTCGGTGCATGCCGAGCCGTTCACCGTGGTCGCACGCAAGGACTCCGGCATCAAGACGTTCGATGACCTGAAAGGCAAGCGGGTGAACATCGGAAATCCCGGTTCGGGCCAGCGTGGCACCATGGAAGTGGTCATGAACTCGAAGGGCTGGACCAACGATGACTTCACCCTCGTCTCAGAACTGAAGGCGGCAGAGCAATCGCAGGCGCTGTGCGACAACAAGATCGACGCCATGGTCTACGTCGTTGGACATCCGAACGGCTCGATCAAGGAAGCCACCACCTCGTGTGACACCGTGCTGGTACCGGTCGACGGCCCGGTGATCGACAAACTGGTCGCCGACAACCCCTATTACCGCAAAGCGGTGATCCCGGGTGGCATGTACAGCGGCACCGACCAGGACGTACCGACCTTCGGCGTCGGCGCGACCTTCGTCTCGTCCACCAACACCCCGGGCGACACCGTTTATCAAGTGGTCAAAGCGGTATTCGAGAACTTCGATGACTTCCGCAAGCTGCATCCGGCGTTCGCCAACCTCAAGAAGGAAGAGATGGTCAAGGACGGTCTCTCGGCTCCGCTGCACGATGGCGCGGCCAAGTACTACAAGGAAGCCGGCCTGATGTAG
- a CDS encoding TRAP transporter permease, with translation MAGARCAYARPGTRREGAVTEQNKNAETVSAEDLVAQVDTGARHPHGIPGKVLFGVPVAWSLFQLWYASPLPFLLGFGVFNNTEARSIHLAFAIFLAFTAYPAFKRSPRDHIPIQDWIFAALGAFSAAYIFLFYSELASRSGAPTTYDLVVAVIGMLLLLEATRRALGPPLMIVAIVFLAYTFGGPYMPDVIAHKGQSLHKVMSHQWLTTEGVFGIALGVSTSFVFLFVLFGALLEQAGAGNYFIKVAFALLGHMKGGPAKAAIVASATTGLISGSSIANVATTGTFTIPLMKRVGFPGTKAGAVEVAGSTNGQLTPPVMGAAAFLMIEYVGISYLEVIKHAILPAVISYIALVYIVHLEALKANMQGLPKRHNTTLAQKLMTFAMVVVGICVIGLGVYYGIGWIKDVAGGAAIYIVAVLIGVAYIGLLWYATRYPELEMDDPNDPVIELPETGPTVKAGLYFLLPIVVLMWCLIVERFSPGLSAFWATVLMIFIVLTQRPLLAFFRGLDSAGQLRRGWTECVDGLGHGARNMIGIGVATAAAGIIVGTITLTGIGQVMIEFVEFISGGNLMAALIFTAAICIVLGMGLPTTANYIVVSSLMAPVVVSLAASNGLIVPLIAVHMFVFYFGILADDTPPVGLAAFAAAAIAKSDPIKTGIQGFMYDIRTAILPFLFIFNTELLLIGIANWFELIVVIVGATVAMLLFAAATQGYWLVRSRLWESLALLLVAFTLFRPGFWWDEIFPPTESVAATEIVQRAGKVPANGKLAMEVQGETLDGKFVQKLVLLPLGDAGDGEERLRAAGLEVRIEDDKVFADNIVFGSEAEQVGLDFDWQIVRLQTEADRPPKHLMFIPALALLALVAWLQRRRREPPLTAPQTA, from the coding sequence ATGGCCGGGGCGCGTTGTGCATACGCGCGTCCGGGTACGCGCCGGGAGGGAGCAGTGACCGAACAAAACAAGAATGCCGAGACCGTCAGCGCCGAGGATCTGGTTGCCCAGGTCGACACCGGTGCACGACACCCTCACGGCATACCCGGCAAAGTCCTGTTCGGTGTCCCGGTGGCGTGGTCGCTGTTCCAGCTGTGGTACGCGTCGCCACTACCGTTTCTGCTGGGCTTCGGGGTTTTCAACAACACCGAGGCACGTTCGATCCATCTGGCGTTCGCGATCTTTCTCGCATTCACCGCCTATCCGGCGTTCAAACGTTCGCCGCGCGACCATATACCGATTCAGGATTGGATTTTCGCGGCGCTCGGCGCATTCAGTGCCGCCTACATTTTTTTGTTCTACTCTGAGCTGGCCAGCCGTTCCGGGGCCCCGACGACCTACGACCTGGTAGTCGCGGTGATCGGCATGCTGCTGCTGCTCGAGGCCACGCGCCGTGCTCTCGGCCCGCCACTGATGATTGTCGCGATCGTCTTTCTCGCGTACACCTTCGGTGGCCCCTACATGCCGGATGTCATCGCGCACAAAGGACAGAGTCTGCACAAGGTGATGTCGCACCAGTGGCTGACCACCGAAGGCGTCTTCGGTATTGCGCTCGGGGTATCGACCAGCTTCGTGTTCCTCTTCGTCCTGTTCGGCGCGTTGCTCGAGCAGGCAGGTGCCGGCAACTACTTCATCAAGGTCGCCTTTGCGCTCCTCGGGCACATGAAGGGCGGTCCGGCGAAAGCCGCCATCGTCGCCTCGGCAACGACCGGCCTGATTTCGGGCTCGTCGATCGCCAACGTGGCAACCACCGGGACCTTCACGATTCCGCTGATGAAACGCGTTGGCTTTCCGGGCACCAAGGCAGGTGCCGTCGAAGTCGCCGGCTCCACCAACGGACAACTGACCCCGCCGGTCATGGGCGCCGCCGCGTTTCTGATGATCGAGTACGTCGGTATCTCGTATCTCGAGGTGATCAAACACGCAATCCTGCCTGCGGTGATCTCGTACATCGCACTGGTTTACATCGTCCATCTCGAGGCGTTGAAGGCCAACATGCAGGGGCTGCCAAAGCGCCACAACACCACGCTGGCGCAAAAGCTGATGACCTTCGCGATGGTCGTCGTCGGCATCTGCGTGATCGGTCTCGGGGTGTACTACGGAATCGGCTGGATCAAGGACGTCGCGGGCGGTGCGGCAATCTACATCGTCGCCGTGCTGATCGGGGTCGCCTACATCGGATTGCTCTGGTACGCGACCCGCTACCCTGAACTGGAGATGGACGATCCGAATGACCCGGTCATCGAGCTTCCGGAGACCGGCCCGACCGTGAAGGCCGGCCTGTATTTCCTGTTGCCGATCGTCGTGCTGATGTGGTGTCTGATCGTCGAGCGTTTCTCGCCTGGCCTGTCGGCATTCTGGGCGACCGTGCTGATGATCTTCATCGTGTTGACCCAGCGACCGTTGCTGGCATTCTTCCGCGGACTGGACAGCGCCGGGCAGTTGCGGCGCGGCTGGACCGAGTGCGTCGACGGCCTCGGCCACGGCGCACGCAACATGATCGGTATCGGTGTCGCTACCGCCGCAGCCGGGATCATCGTCGGCACCATCACGCTGACCGGTATCGGCCAGGTGATGATCGAATTCGTCGAGTTCATCTCCGGCGGCAACCTGATGGCCGCACTGATCTTCACCGCGGCCATCTGCATCGTGCTCGGCATGGGATTGCCGACGACCGCGAACTACATCGTGGTTTCGAGTCTGATGGCGCCGGTGGTCGTTTCACTGGCGGCCAGCAACGGGCTGATCGTGCCCCTGATCGCGGTGCACATGTTCGTGTTCTATTTCGGCATACTCGCGGACGATACCCCACCGGTCGGACTCGCGGCATTCGCGGCCGCGGCGATCGCCAAGAGCGACCCGATCAAGACCGGCATACAGGGTTTCATGTACGACATCCGCACTGCAATTCTGCCGTTCCTGTTCATTTTCAACACCGAACTGTTGCTGATCGGCATCGCGAACTGGTTCGAGTTGATCGTGGTGATTGTCGGGGCCACAGTGGCAATGCTGCTGTTTGCCGCCGCGACGCAGGGCTACTGGCTGGTGCGCAGCCGCCTGTGGGAGTCGCTGGCGCTGCTGCTGGTCGCGTTCACGCTGTTCCGCCCGGGATTCTGGTGGGACGAAATCTTCCCGCCGACCGAATCCGTCGCCGCCACCGAGATCGTGCAGCGTGCCGGCAAGGTCCCGGCAAACGGTAAGCTGGCGATGGAGGTCCAGGGCGAGACACTCGACGGCAAGTTCGTGCAGAAGCTCGTGCTGCTGCCACTCGGGGACGCCGGAGATGGCGAGGAGCGCCTGCGCGCTGCCGGTCTCGAGGTGCGCATCGAAGACGACAAGGTGTTTGCCGACAACATCGTATTCGGCAGCGAAGCCGAACAGGTCGGACTGGATTTCGACTGGCAGATCGTCAGGCTTCAGACGGAGGCCGACCGGCCGCCAAAGCACCTGATGTTCATCCCGGCGTTGGCACTGCTCGCCCTGGTCGCCTGGTTGCAGCGGCGGCGCAGGGAACCGCCCCTGACCGCCCCACAAACCGCCTGA
- a CDS encoding universal stress protein: MFKQILVPIDLEETELSGRAIAVAEDLAAHYGAQLTALTVIPDFSNAMVASYFPEDAIKKAHDEICGELRKFVDQRFKNPTKVYCAVGEGSPRKVIVRHVKEHSIDLVVMPARKTDISKMFLGSNSSHVVDHARCSVLVVKN, from the coding sequence ATGTTCAAACAGATCCTCGTCCCGATCGACCTCGAAGAGACCGAATTGAGTGGGCGGGCGATCGCCGTTGCCGAAGACCTTGCCGCCCACTACGGCGCCCAGCTCACGGCGCTCACCGTTATCCCCGACTTCAGCAACGCGATGGTTGCGAGCTACTTTCCGGAAGACGCGATAAAAAAGGCGCACGATGAGATCTGCGGCGAACTGCGCAAATTCGTCGACCAAAGGTTCAAAAATCCAACCAAGGTGTACTGCGCGGTGGGTGAAGGCAGCCCGCGCAAGGTCATCGTTCGCCACGTGAAGGAACATAGCATCGACCTGGTCGTGATGCCGGCACGCAAGACCGACATCAGCAAGATGTTTCTCGGTTCGAACAGTTCGCACGTGGTCGACCACGCGCGTTGCTCGGTGCTCGTGGTGAAAAACTGA